A window from Fusarium musae strain F31 chromosome 8, whole genome shotgun sequence encodes these proteins:
- a CDS encoding hypothetical protein (EggNog:ENOG41): protein MTSEATDLTGASPLTGIPPPVIKREQPLPLATVPREQASKQSAYFLYKKECRLAWIKYLGLLGRVKLREGLDGLPFFHGMPPELLTQEIDKERLDMIQKEAMRDPRNSLITISKVLNVLRDRPQQSHIAWNAIENFTKDRDVIKRWEALGSRNSMHLLNSAQASPEQATAYKEIQPPMFRLVGIQTNEEDPASCPGYVLSIASFERSVWKGEKASNEIERRQCADMALRSLQKFMDSQKNEEVINKMIEFQKHYQALAALSSK from the exons ATGACTTCTGAAGCAACTGACTTGACTGGCGCCTCGCCACTGACAG GCATACCGCCTCCTGTGATAAAAAGAGAACAACCTCTACCACTAGCTACTGTCCCTCGAGAACAGGCATCGAAACAGAGCGCCTACTTTCTGTATAAGAAGGAGTGTCGCCTGGCCTGGATCAAGTACCTGGGCCTCCTAGGAAGGGTCAAACTCCGCGAGGGGCTTGACGGGCTCCCATTTTTTCACGGGATGCCCCCTGAGCTCCTGACGCAGGAGATCGATAAAGAAAGACTAGATATGATCCAGAAAGAAGCAATGAGAGACCCTAGGAATTCGCTGATCACCATCAGCAAAGTCTTGAACGTCCTCAGAGACCGCCCGCAGCAGTCCCATATCGCATGGAAT GCCATCGAAAATTTCACCAAAGACCGGGACGTTATCAAGCGCTGGGAAGCCTTGGGCTCTAGAAACTCCATGCATCTCTTGAACTCTGCCCAGGCGTCGCCCGAGCAGGCTACGGCATACAAAGAAATCCAACCGCCTATGTTCCGCTTAGTGGGTATTCAAACAAACGAGGAAGACCCGGCCAGTTGCCCAGGCTACGTACTCTCTATAGCCTCTTTCGAAAGGTCAGTCTGGAAAGGGGAGAAGGCGTCCAATGAAATCGAGCGTCGACAGTGCGCCGATATGGCGCTGCGATCGTTGCAAAAGTTCATGGATTCACAAAAGAACGAAGAGGTGATCAATAAGATGATTGAGTTCCAGAAACATTATCAAGCTTTGGCGGCTCTGAGCTCGAAGTGA